In a single window of the Pseudoxanthomonas sp. F37 genome:
- a CDS encoding glycoside hydrolase family 2 protein, producing MHTRFKPITPVHATRSLVVLRALCFIALFAVLAGAQAVEQRRLDQGWEFRRIPTGAGDEDPAGIGSAWRTASMPGTVHTDLLAHGLIPDPYVGAPEAGLQWIGLADWEYRTTFHVSAGMRQAARSELAFDGLDTFAEVFLNDEKVLDADNAFRTWRIPVQGRLREGANELRVVLRSPIRRLLPTVQAMPHRIAGNYPSPYGDEPKDAMTANFARKPGYHYGWDWGPRYVTAGIWRAVRLTSWDAARVQDLQVRQDRVGEDLAELTAIPTVEVARPGRYMVRVWQTAPDGRRTLAGEREAALSQGIAQVPLSFRIRQPQRWYPVGYGGQPLYAFAAELAQGADVIDARSVRTGLRSVELRRERDAAGRGFAFVVNGIPVFAKGANAIPFDMFPSRVTPAQLRRVLQSAVDANMNMVRSWGGGYYESDAFYDIADELGLLVWQDFMFGGGMQPAYDPAFRANVVAEVQDQVRRLRNHPSIVLWCGNNEEEIAWKYWGHGKTLKDADPAFAARVWEGYVQLFDRDLRRVVAEEAGGIAYWPSSPSDDMAETANTPASGDMHYWEVWGNPARPPSAYLGLTPRFVSEYGLQAWPVRRTIDQVIGRDEQRIDSPTVEAHQKFLAGKGNERLLHYIRMEFGEPRDFAGFVYLSQVMQAEGIGLAARHHRASRPHTMGSLYWQLNDVWPGASWSGVDWFGRWKALQFHARRFFAPVAVTALRKDGRTTVSAVSDRTVPRRGQWRLRVMDLGGRVLRDERRAIEVAPLSAMRLAAYDDADLLAGADPARTVAVFELRVEGEPPSRQLVYFTEARNIAWPASAVRAKLHADRRGAVLELSADAVARAVWVDFGELDAEPADNALTLLPGERTTLRISSNAAPGSLRRALRITTLADVLSAPSSSRSTATP from the coding sequence ATGCACACCCGCTTCAAACCGATCACGCCCGTCCATGCAACGCGCAGCCTGGTCGTGCTGCGTGCCTTGTGCTTCATCGCGCTGTTCGCCGTGCTTGCCGGCGCGCAGGCGGTGGAGCAGCGGCGGCTGGACCAGGGCTGGGAGTTCAGGCGGATACCCACCGGGGCGGGTGATGAGGATCCTGCCGGCATCGGGTCCGCATGGCGTACGGCCTCGATGCCGGGCACGGTGCACACCGACCTGCTGGCCCATGGCCTGATTCCGGACCCGTATGTCGGTGCACCGGAAGCAGGGCTGCAATGGATCGGCCTGGCGGACTGGGAATACCGCACCACGTTCCACGTGAGCGCGGGCATGCGCCAGGCCGCGCGCAGCGAGCTGGCGTTCGATGGACTGGACACCTTCGCCGAGGTGTTCCTCAATGACGAGAAGGTGCTGGACGCCGACAACGCCTTCCGTACCTGGCGCATTCCCGTGCAGGGACGCCTGCGCGAAGGGGCCAATGAGCTGCGCGTGGTCCTGCGTTCGCCCATCCGGCGCCTGCTGCCGACGGTGCAGGCCATGCCGCACCGCATTGCCGGCAACTACCCCTCGCCCTACGGCGACGAGCCGAAGGACGCCATGACGGCGAACTTCGCACGCAAGCCCGGCTATCACTACGGCTGGGACTGGGGCCCGCGCTATGTCACCGCCGGCATCTGGCGGGCGGTGCGACTGACCAGCTGGGATGCGGCCCGGGTGCAGGACCTGCAGGTGCGCCAGGACCGTGTGGGCGAAGACCTCGCCGAACTGACCGCCATTCCCACCGTGGAGGTCGCCAGGCCGGGGCGTTACATGGTGCGCGTATGGCAGACCGCACCGGATGGCCGCAGGACGCTCGCGGGCGAGCGTGAGGCTGCGCTGTCCCAGGGCATCGCGCAGGTACCGCTGTCCTTCCGCATCCGGCAGCCGCAGCGCTGGTATCCGGTCGGCTATGGCGGGCAGCCGCTGTATGCGTTCGCGGCGGAGCTCGCGCAGGGCGCGGACGTCATCGATGCGCGCAGCGTGCGCACGGGCCTGCGCAGCGTCGAACTGCGGCGCGAGCGGGACGCGGCAGGGCGCGGCTTCGCGTTCGTGGTCAACGGCATCCCGGTGTTCGCGAAGGGCGCCAACGCCATCCCCTTCGACATGTTCCCCTCGCGGGTGACGCCTGCACAGCTGCGGCGCGTGCTGCAGTCGGCGGTCGACGCCAACATGAACATGGTGCGCAGCTGGGGCGGGGGCTACTACGAAAGCGACGCGTTCTACGACATCGCCGACGAACTGGGCCTGCTGGTGTGGCAGGACTTCATGTTCGGCGGGGGCATGCAGCCGGCCTACGATCCGGCGTTCCGGGCCAACGTGGTGGCCGAGGTGCAGGACCAGGTGCGGCGCCTGCGCAACCACCCCAGCATCGTGCTGTGGTGCGGGAACAACGAAGAAGAGATCGCCTGGAAATACTGGGGCCATGGCAAGACACTGAAGGACGCCGATCCGGCTTTCGCCGCGCGGGTCTGGGAAGGATATGTCCAGCTGTTCGACCGCGACCTGCGCCGCGTCGTGGCCGAAGAGGCGGGCGGCATCGCCTACTGGCCCAGTTCGCCGAGCGACGACATGGCGGAAACGGCCAACACGCCCGCCAGCGGCGACATGCATTACTGGGAGGTGTGGGGCAATCCGGCGCGCCCGCCCTCGGCCTATCTGGGCCTCACGCCGCGCTTCGTGTCCGAGTACGGCCTGCAGGCCTGGCCGGTGCGCAGGACGATAGACCAGGTGATCGGTCGCGACGAACAGCGCATCGATTCGCCGACGGTCGAAGCGCACCAGAAGTTCCTGGCCGGCAAGGGCAACGAACGGCTGCTGCACTACATCCGCATGGAATTCGGCGAGCCGCGCGACTTCGCCGGGTTCGTCTATCTCAGCCAGGTGATGCAGGCCGAAGGCATCGGCTTGGCCGCGCGTCACCACCGTGCCAGCCGGCCGCACACGATGGGCTCGCTCTACTGGCAGCTCAACGACGTGTGGCCGGGCGCTTCGTGGTCGGGCGTCGACTGGTTCGGGCGCTGGAAGGCGCTGCAGTTCCATGCGCGCCGCTTCTTCGCGCCCGTGGCCGTGACGGCGCTGCGCAAGGACGGGCGCACGACGGTCTCCGCGGTGTCGGACCGCACCGTGCCGCGCCGGGGCCAATGGCGATTGAGAGTGATGGACCTGGGTGGGCGCGTGTTGCGCGACGAGCGCAGGGCGATCGAGGTGGCGCCGCTGTCGGCCATGCGGCTGGCCGCCTACGATGATGCCGATCTGCTTGCGGGCGCCGATCCCGCGCGGACCGTGGCGGTGTTCGAGCTGCGCGTGGAAGGCGAGCCGCCCTCACGCCAGCTGGTCTATTTCACCGAGGCCCGGAACATCGCCTGGCCCGCCTCCGCCGTCCGCGCCAAGCTGCACGCCGACCGCCGGGGTGCGGTGCTGGAACTCTCGGCCGATGCGGTGGCGCGCGCGGTCTGGGTGGACTTCGGCGAACTCGATGCCGAGCCGGCCGACAATGCGCTGACCCTGCTTCCCGGCGAACGCACGACGCTGCGCATTTCGTCCAACGCCGCCCCTGGCTCCCTGCGCCGGGCACTTCGCATCACCACCCTGGCGGACGTCCTGTCCGCACCGTCATCCTCCCGGAGCACCGCGACCCCATGA
- a CDS encoding helix-turn-helix domain-containing protein, whose product MPSQPIPEFLTHVAHNLRTRRLAAGLSQRALADAAGVSLRMVGAIENGTSSASTSTLDRLGIVLGASLSELVANPQSPSTQRPQRLGWKGRHGGTGTLLSSVRATREVETWEWRLEPGESYRAGADPQGWHVQLVVAAGQVTLLMNGEERTLRIGAHLYASDHPHTFANRGKSQAHFFRITIC is encoded by the coding sequence ATGCCCAGTCAACCCATCCCTGAATTCCTGACGCATGTCGCCCACAACCTGAGGACGCGCCGCCTTGCGGCCGGCCTGAGCCAGCGCGCGCTTGCCGACGCAGCGGGTGTGAGCTTGCGCATGGTGGGAGCGATCGAGAACGGCACCAGCAGCGCGAGTACCTCCACCCTGGACCGGCTAGGGATCGTGCTGGGTGCCAGTCTGTCCGAGTTGGTGGCCAATCCGCAGAGCCCATCGACGCAGCGGCCACAGCGACTGGGATGGAAGGGGCGTCACGGGGGAACCGGCACGTTGTTGTCCAGCGTCCGTGCTACCCGCGAAGTGGAAACCTGGGAATGGCGGCTGGAGCCGGGCGAGTCCTATCGTGCCGGCGCCGATCCCCAGGGCTGGCACGTGCAACTGGTAGTCGCCGCAGGCCAAGTGACACTACTCATGAATGGTGAGGAACGGACACTGCGCATCGGTGCCCATCTGTACGCCAGCGATCATCCGCATACGTTCGCCAATCGTGGGAAGAGCCAGGCGCACTTCTTCCGTATCACCATCTGCTAG
- a CDS encoding copper homeostasis protein CutC yields MSRRVSLSLEIAAGSLVSALAAQQGGADRVELCDALETGGTTPSYGTLALARDRLRIPLFVLIRPRPGDFVYDTLEAEVMLRDIETCVRLGCDGIVVGALDADGDIDEALCRQLVAAAGPLPVTFHRAFDAVREPAAALERIVALGFSRLLTSGGRANAEQGSAAIAACVRQAQGRLQVMPGAGLDAGNIARVASLTHARQFHASAKVQRMSAMRTPSSALPGLSTSWSETDAARVRALRDALDALEAA; encoded by the coding sequence ATGAGTCGCCGCGTATCCCTGTCGCTGGAGATCGCGGCCGGGTCGCTGGTGTCCGCACTGGCCGCGCAGCAGGGCGGCGCAGACCGCGTGGAGCTGTGCGACGCACTCGAGACCGGAGGTACCACGCCCTCGTACGGAACCCTGGCGTTGGCCCGCGACCGGCTGCGCATCCCCCTGTTCGTATTGATCCGCCCCCGCCCCGGCGACTTTGTCTACGACACGCTCGAGGCCGAGGTGATGCTGCGCGACATCGAAACCTGCGTGCGCCTGGGCTGCGACGGTATCGTGGTCGGGGCCCTGGATGCCGATGGCGACATCGATGAAGCCCTGTGCCGGCAGTTGGTGGCAGCGGCGGGACCGCTGCCGGTGACGTTCCACCGGGCGTTCGATGCGGTCCGTGAACCTGCGGCGGCCCTGGAGCGGATCGTCGCGCTGGGATTCTCGCGGCTGTTGACCTCGGGCGGTCGCGCGAACGCCGAGCAAGGAAGCGCGGCCATCGCGGCATGCGTGCGCCAGGCGCAGGGGCGCCTGCAGGTCATGCCGGGCGCCGGCCTCGACGCGGGCAACATCGCGCGGGTCGCCTCGCTCACGCACGCCCGCCAGTTCCATGCCTCCGCGAAAGTGCAGCGCATGTCCGCGATGCGCACGCCGTCGTCCGCGCTGCCGGGCCTGTCCACAAGCTGGAGCGAGACCGATGCCGCCCGCGTGCGCGCGCTGCGCGATGCCCTGGACGCGCTGGAAGCCGCGTAG
- a CDS encoding N(4)-(beta-N-acetylglucosaminyl)-L-asparaginase — protein MKGRRRFLGHMALSAGAMSWARGVTAGPTPGAGVRGGRVVSTWDFGVAANQAAWQRLSTGGSALDAVEQGARWAESELCNPTVGRCGHPDREGVLTLDASIMDGDGRCGAVAALEDIDHPISVARRVMEDTPHVMLVGKGAQQFAMAQGFRRQRLLTPEAEQAWQAWRERAKYEPQINAERNLKPGNQENHDTLGMLAIDRNGRLAGACTTSGMAWKMHGRVGDSPLIGAGLYVDNEVGAATASGVGEEMIRNAASFLVVELMRQGRSPMEACREAIARVVRKRPEASRSLQVCFLAMNRQGEVGAFALHPGFVYAVCDAGRQDALHAADAVYDGAAA, from the coding sequence ATGAAAGGCAGAAGAAGGTTCCTGGGTCATATGGCGCTGTCCGCCGGCGCGATGTCGTGGGCCCGCGGCGTCACCGCCGGGCCAACACCGGGTGCGGGCGTCCGCGGCGGGCGCGTGGTGTCCACCTGGGATTTCGGTGTGGCCGCCAACCAGGCGGCATGGCAGCGGCTGTCGACGGGTGGGAGTGCATTGGACGCGGTGGAGCAGGGCGCGCGCTGGGCCGAGAGCGAGCTGTGCAATCCCACGGTAGGACGTTGCGGCCATCCCGACCGGGAGGGCGTACTGACGCTGGACGCCAGCATCATGGATGGAGACGGTCGCTGTGGCGCCGTGGCCGCGCTGGAGGATATCGACCACCCCATCAGCGTGGCGCGACGGGTGATGGAAGACACGCCCCATGTGATGCTGGTGGGCAAGGGCGCACAGCAGTTCGCCATGGCGCAGGGCTTCCGCAGGCAGCGCCTGCTGACGCCGGAAGCCGAGCAGGCGTGGCAGGCATGGCGCGAACGGGCGAAGTACGAACCGCAGATCAATGCCGAGCGGAACCTGAAACCGGGCAACCAGGAAAACCACGACACGCTGGGGATGCTGGCGATCGACCGCAACGGCCGGCTGGCCGGTGCCTGCACCACCAGCGGCATGGCGTGGAAGATGCACGGTCGCGTGGGCGACAGTCCCCTCATCGGGGCGGGCCTGTACGTGGACAACGAGGTCGGCGCCGCCACCGCGTCGGGCGTGGGCGAAGAGATGATCCGCAATGCCGCGAGTTTCCTGGTGGTGGAACTGATGCGTCAGGGGCGGTCGCCGATGGAGGCCTGCCGCGAGGCCATCGCGCGCGTCGTCCGCAAGCGTCCCGAGGCCAGCAGGTCGTTGCAGGTATGCTTCCTGGCCATGAACAGGCAGGGCGAGGTAGGCGCGTTCGCCCTGCATCCGGGCTTCGTCTATGCCGTCTGCGATGCCGGCAGGCAGGACGCCCTGCACGCGGCCGATGCCGTCTACGACGGCGCGGCGGCATGA
- a CDS encoding AGE family epimerase/isomerase, translating to MSPAIPPHAAFRSETFLRGHIRRTMAFYHPRCIDPAGGFFHYFKDDGRVYDASHRHLVSSTRFVFNYATAALEFGDEDPGLRQVYLDAVHHGLKFLRQRHLDPVSGGYFWTLRDGAPEDTTQHCYGAAFVLLAYAIALKAGVESCRGWMDAHWDLLETRYWEPDHGLYRDEATREWQFSDYRGQNANMHMCEAMLAAYEASGETRYLERALLLADHMTRRQAAQTEGLVWEHYDAQWRVDTDYHRDDPKHLFRPWGFQPGHQTEWAKLLLILHGHLRDAGRDVAWLVPRARELFDRSMEASWDGEYGGLVYGFAPESLRKDIAGPSLPDGRYFVCDDDKYFWVQAESLACAARLAKATGDDRYWQWYDRLWEYAWAHMIDHVHGAWFRILDRRNRKYDEDKSPAGKTDYHTMGACHDVLSVLRAHD from the coding sequence ATGAGTCCTGCCATTCCCCCGCATGCCGCTTTCCGCAGCGAGACCTTCCTGCGCGGCCACATCCGCCGCACGATGGCCTTCTACCACCCCCGCTGCATCGACCCCGCGGGCGGGTTCTTCCACTACTTCAAGGACGACGGGCGCGTCTACGACGCGTCGCACCGCCATCTGGTCAGCAGCACGCGGTTCGTCTTCAACTACGCGACGGCGGCGCTGGAGTTCGGCGACGAGGACCCGGGGCTGCGCCAGGTCTACCTGGACGCGGTACACCATGGGTTGAAGTTCCTGCGCCAGCGGCATCTGGACCCGGTGAGCGGAGGCTACTTCTGGACGCTGCGCGATGGCGCGCCGGAAGACACCACGCAGCACTGCTACGGTGCGGCCTTCGTGCTGCTGGCGTACGCCATCGCGTTGAAGGCCGGGGTCGAAAGCTGCCGTGGGTGGATGGATGCGCACTGGGACCTGCTGGAAACGCGCTACTGGGAGCCGGACCACGGCCTGTACCGCGACGAGGCCACGCGCGAGTGGCAGTTCAGCGACTATCGCGGCCAGAACGCCAACATGCACATGTGCGAGGCGATGCTGGCCGCGTACGAAGCCAGCGGCGAGACGCGCTACCTGGAGCGCGCGCTGCTGCTGGCCGACCACATGACACGCCGCCAGGCCGCGCAGACCGAGGGCCTGGTCTGGGAGCATTACGATGCGCAATGGCGCGTGGACACCGACTACCACCGCGACGATCCGAAGCACCTGTTCCGTCCCTGGGGGTTCCAGCCCGGGCACCAGACCGAATGGGCCAAGCTGCTGTTGATCCTGCACGGACACCTGCGCGATGCCGGACGCGATGTGGCGTGGCTGGTGCCGCGTGCGCGGGAGCTCTTCGATCGTTCGATGGAGGCGTCGTGGGATGGGGAGTACGGCGGACTGGTGTACGGCTTTGCGCCCGAGTCGTTGAGGAAGGACATCGCCGGGCCCTCGCTGCCCGATGGCCGGTACTTCGTCTGCGACGACGACAAGTACTTCTGGGTGCAGGCCGAATCCCTGGCCTGCGCCGCCCGGCTGGCGAAGGCGACGGGCGACGACCGCTACTGGCAGTGGTACGACCGGCTGTGGGAGTACGCCTGGGCCCACATGATCGATCACGTCCACGGCGCCTGGTTCCGCATCCTCGACCGGCGCAACCGGAAATACGACGAGGACAAGAGCCCGGCGGGCAAGACCGACTATCACACCATGGGGGCCTGCCATGACGTCCTGTCCGTACTCCGCGCGCATGACTGA
- a CDS encoding Rid family hydrolase codes for MSISNRKTASFGVPWESAYGYVQAVRVNNSIFVSGQLSHTPAGQLVAPAALGADGKPANFDTMEAQMKRTYENAQVLLAELGGSLADVVEETLFVIDVPAAFAASGKVRPAVYGQPVPQVASNLIGVSTLAFPEQLIEIAFRAEVQA; via the coding sequence ATGAGCATCTCCAACCGCAAGACGGCCAGCTTCGGCGTACCGTGGGAATCGGCCTATGGGTATGTGCAGGCCGTGCGCGTGAACAACTCGATCTTCGTGTCGGGCCAGCTCTCGCACACGCCGGCAGGGCAGCTGGTCGCGCCGGCCGCTCTAGGCGCCGACGGCAAGCCTGCCAACTTCGACACCATGGAGGCGCAAATGAAGCGCACCTACGAGAACGCGCAGGTATTGTTGGCCGAGCTGGGCGGATCGCTGGCGGACGTGGTGGAGGAAACTCTGTTCGTCATCGACGTGCCGGCCGCGTTCGCCGCCAGCGGCAAGGTCAGGCCAGCCGTCTACGGCCAGCCTGTTCCGCAGGTCGCCAGCAACCTCATCGGGGTTTCCACGCTCGCCTTCCCCGAACAGCTGATCGAGATTGCCTTCCGCGCTGAAGTGCAGGCGTAG
- a CDS encoding GH92 family glycosyl hydrolase: MKRLGTKALMLAGIAGAFFTASGEALASPAGVGEAAFHAVDPFIGTGGEGHTFPGATVPYGMIQLSPDTRIQPRKQGYGWAAGYRYDDTTIVGFSHTHFSGTGHSDLGDLLLMPATGEPKLERGDPDQPRSGYTSRFRHATETAQPGYYAVTLDDHQVRAELTASARVGMHRYTFPAGKPGHIVLDLRTSMYDYPGKISWSRLRVRPDGTVTGFRETRGWAPGRQLYFAVRFSRPPTGHQLHDTEQDIPYKGFPPPGEKDPRQRAQIEGRQLVAAFDVAAAAGQPLLVKVAISPVSEDNAIANLDAEAPGWDFDGMRASAKRQWSQALGAVEAHGDPAQRTSFYTALYHTLLGPTLFMDSDGRYRGPDNAVHQADGWTNYSTFSLWDTYRALHPLTTLLQPPQRTNDFVNSLLASRRQSPYGVLPVWSFHGLETWCMIGYHAAPVIADAYMKGIRGYDAEQALQAMVASANYGPYDGIAAYRELGYVPIDEEGEAASKTLEYAYDDWAIARMAQAMGRTDVATEFGRRASHWKHAFDPATGFMRARRRDGTFREPFDPAASGYGTDYTEGNAWQYSWYVPQDVAGLAAAHGGSDALLDRLDAVFDAKVDPSVFAHMEDITGLIGWYAHGNEPSHHVAYLYAYAGQPWRTQARLKQIMDTQYAPRPDGLAGNDDLGQMSAWYVFTTLGFYPVTPGSNQYVLGRPFLPRATLHLPNGKRFTVVADALDDAHAYVGSITLNGRPLERTYLEHEEIMAGGELRFTMQAAPDTARAGGRLALPYSMSR, from the coding sequence ATGAAGCGACTCGGCACGAAGGCCCTCATGCTGGCAGGGATCGCGGGGGCGTTCTTCACCGCATCGGGTGAGGCGCTGGCCAGCCCGGCCGGCGTCGGCGAAGCCGCCTTCCACGCGGTGGATCCCTTCATCGGAACCGGGGGCGAAGGCCACACCTTCCCGGGCGCCACCGTGCCCTACGGCATGATCCAGTTGTCGCCGGATACGCGCATCCAGCCACGCAAGCAGGGCTACGGATGGGCGGCGGGCTATCGCTACGACGACACCACCATCGTCGGGTTTTCCCACACCCACTTCTCCGGCACCGGCCACTCCGATCTCGGCGATCTGCTGCTGATGCCCGCCACCGGGGAACCGAAGCTGGAACGGGGCGATCCCGACCAACCCCGCAGCGGCTACACCTCGCGCTTCCGCCACGCCACCGAGACGGCCCAGCCCGGCTACTACGCCGTCACCCTGGACGACCACCAGGTGCGCGCCGAGCTCACCGCCAGCGCGCGCGTGGGCATGCACCGCTACACCTTCCCCGCGGGCAAGCCGGGGCACATCGTGCTGGACCTGCGCACCAGCATGTACGACTACCCCGGCAAGATTTCGTGGTCGCGGCTGCGCGTGCGCCCCGATGGCACCGTGACGGGCTTCCGCGAAACCCGCGGCTGGGCGCCGGGCCGGCAGCTGTACTTCGCCGTGCGTTTCTCCCGCCCGCCCACGGGTCACCAGTTGCACGACACCGAACAGGACATTCCCTACAAGGGATTTCCGCCTCCCGGCGAGAAAGACCCGCGACAGCGCGCGCAGATCGAGGGACGCCAACTGGTCGCCGCCTTCGATGTCGCAGCGGCCGCCGGCCAGCCACTGCTGGTGAAAGTCGCCATTTCGCCGGTGAGCGAGGACAACGCCATCGCCAACCTCGATGCGGAGGCCCCGGGCTGGGACTTCGATGGCATGCGCGCGTCGGCGAAGCGGCAGTGGAGCCAGGCGCTGGGAGCGGTGGAGGCGCACGGGGACCCGGCACAGCGCACCAGCTTCTACACGGCGCTCTACCACACCCTGCTCGGCCCCACGCTGTTCATGGACAGCGACGGTCGCTACCGCGGACCCGACAATGCCGTCCACCAGGCCGACGGCTGGACCAACTACTCCACCTTCTCCCTGTGGGACACCTACCGCGCCCTGCATCCGCTGACCACCCTGCTGCAGCCGCCGCAGCGCACCAACGACTTCGTCAACTCGCTGCTCGCCTCGCGTCGGCAGAGTCCGTATGGGGTGCTGCCGGTATGGTCGTTCCACGGTCTCGAGACCTGGTGCATGATCGGCTACCACGCGGCGCCCGTGATCGCCGACGCCTACATGAAAGGGATACGCGGCTATGACGCCGAGCAGGCCCTGCAGGCCATGGTGGCCAGCGCCAACTACGGCCCCTACGACGGTATCGCCGCCTATCGCGAGCTGGGCTACGTGCCCATCGACGAAGAAGGCGAAGCCGCCAGCAAGACCCTCGAGTACGCCTACGACGACTGGGCCATCGCCCGGATGGCCCAGGCCATGGGCAGGACCGACGTAGCCACCGAGTTCGGCCGGCGGGCGTCGCATTGGAAACATGCGTTCGATCCCGCCACCGGGTTCATGCGCGCGCGCAGGCGCGACGGCACGTTCCGCGAGCCGTTCGACCCGGCCGCCAGCGGCTACGGCACGGACTACACCGAAGGCAACGCCTGGCAGTATTCCTGGTACGTACCGCAGGACGTGGCCGGCCTGGCCGCGGCGCACGGCGGCAGCGACGCGCTGCTGGACCGGCTGGACGCCGTGTTCGACGCGAAGGTGGACCCGTCGGTGTTCGCGCACATGGAAGACATCACCGGGCTGATCGGCTGGTATGCGCACGGCAACGAGCCGAGCCACCACGTGGCCTACCTGTACGCCTATGCGGGCCAGCCCTGGCGCACGCAGGCGCGCCTGAAGCAGATCATGGACACCCAGTACGCGCCGCGACCGGATGGCCTGGCCGGCAACGACGATCTGGGGCAGATGTCAGCGTGGTACGTGTTCACCACGCTCGGCTTCTACCCGGTCACGCCGGGCAGCAACCAGTACGTACTGGGCCGCCCGTTCCTGCCCCGCGCCACGCTTCACCTTCCCAACGGCAAGCGCTTCACCGTCGTCGCCGACGCGCTGGACGACGCCCATGCCTACGTGGGCAGCATCACGCTCAATGGCAGGCCGCTGGAGCGCACCTATCTGGAGCACGAGGAGATCATGGCCGGTGGCGAACTGCGCTTCACCATGCAGGCCGCACCGGACACGGCGCGGGCCGGCGGGCGACTGGCGCTTCCGTACTCCATGTCGCGCTGA
- a CDS encoding glucokinase, with protein sequence MQVARSTRACLVADVGGTNARVGWTLDGQSVRDVRVLRCSDHASLAHILGGYLERMARSQPEVALGDAVVAIAGYLQGDRLVNANLPWEVSVARTAEAARLDSLVLINDFGAVAHAIPGVPRQTLVPLLPGQQDRGMQVPALVLGPGTGLGAALCLDRTGAEVLLTEAGHAALAAGNALELAVLQDLVTRWRHVDNERVLSGTGMMHLYGSLARMRGEAPLHLRSEQVVAAAHASDATARQTLDVFCGWLGGLVADLVLTSGAREVYLAGGVTAHIAPFLHAGPFQQRYCARFDPPRVPPPVWRIDHGQLGLIGAAARWRGRTSPSFRSIEEHA encoded by the coding sequence ATGCAGGTGGCGCGAAGCACGCGCGCATGTCTTGTCGCCGACGTCGGCGGCACGAACGCGCGCGTGGGCTGGACCCTCGACGGACAGAGCGTGCGCGACGTGCGGGTGCTGCGCTGCAGCGATCACGCTTCGCTGGCCCACATCCTGGGCGGCTATCTCGAGCGGATGGCGCGCAGCCAGCCGGAGGTGGCGCTTGGCGATGCCGTCGTGGCCATCGCGGGATATCTGCAGGGCGATCGTCTGGTCAACGCCAACCTTCCGTGGGAGGTCTCCGTTGCCCGCACCGCCGAAGCGGCGCGGCTGGATTCGCTGGTCCTGATCAACGACTTCGGCGCCGTGGCCCATGCCATTCCCGGTGTGCCGCGGCAGACGCTGGTGCCGTTGCTGCCCGGGCAGCAGGACCGGGGCATGCAGGTGCCGGCGCTGGTGCTGGGCCCGGGGACCGGCTTGGGGGCCGCCCTGTGCCTGGACCGCACCGGCGCGGAGGTGCTTCTGACCGAGGCGGGCCACGCCGCCCTGGCGGCAGGCAATGCGCTGGAACTGGCGGTGCTGCAGGACCTCGTCACGCGTTGGCGCCACGTCGACAACGAACGCGTGCTGTCGGGGACCGGCATGATGCACCTCTACGGGAGCCTGGCCCGCATGCGAGGGGAAGCGCCACTGCACCTGCGGTCGGAGCAGGTCGTCGCCGCGGCGCATGCATCGGATGCGACGGCCCGACAGACGCTGGACGTCTTCTGCGGCTGGCTCGGCGGTCTGGTGGCCGACCTGGTGCTGACATCGGGCGCGCGCGAGGTGTACCTGGCGGGCGGCGTAACCGCGCACATCGCGCCGTTCCTGCACGCCGGACCCTTCCAGCAACGCTATTGCGCAAGATTCGATCCGCCGCGGGTGCCGCCGCCGGTCTGGCGCATCGATCATGGGCAACTGGGCCTGATCGGTGCCGCGGCCCGCTGGCGGGGCCGGACTTCCCCTTCCTTCCGATCCATCGAGGAGCACGCATGA